AGGATTAAAGAATATTTAATACGAAAAGTTTTAATATATCTGCTTATTTAACCATTTATAATAAAAAAAACACCCTATAAAAAAATAATCATACTCATTTTCAGGCTAATAAAAATAAGGTTTTGGAAGGAGTTTAAAAATTTCTACTTTTGTCGCGGAGAGTTGGCAGAGTGGTCGAATGCGGCGGTCTTGAAAACCGTTAACTGTCACAGGTTCGGGGGTTCGAATCCCTCACTCTCCGCCAAACAAATCAAAGCCCGACGTCAGTCGGGTTTTGTTGTTTCTGGGGTTTTGCCAAACTTGTTTGAGCAAAACATCCAGAAACAACAAAACAGAGAGCGGAGCGAACGGCTTTGATTTGTTTGAAGCCAACCCCAAAAAGGGATGGTTCAGGGTAGGAGTGCGGGGATGGAGCGGCTGAACCAATCCCGTAGATCTTCATTTAGTATAAGGTATTGGGAGTTTAGTATTTAGACTTTGTCTGTGTTTCATTTGTCCCCTGATTTCATCCTTTTATTCCCATTGTCCATCTCATCTAGATATTTCTATCCTTTACATCCAGAAACAACAAAACAGAGAGCGGAGCGATCGGCTTTGATTTCATGTAGTATTTAGGATAAAATATTTAGTATTTAGCCTCTGTCCGTTTTGAATTTCCCCCTTGATTTCATTCTTTCATTCTTCTCTTCAAACCCATTTTAAGCTTCCACTGCCCATTTAAATTAAAATATCACTGAATAAATATATAAGCAAAATTGCTTATATTTAAACTATGATTAAGCAGTTTGAAAAATATAAAGGAATACATCCGGGGATTGTTCTTGATAGAGAGTTAAAAAAACGTTCTATCAAGCAACGTCCTTTTGCTTTGTCTTTAGGAGAACATCCTCAAACGTTTAATGCCATTACCAAAGGGAAAAGAGGAATTAGCACTGCATTGGCATTGAAAATTGAGCGACAACTTGGGTTGGAAGAAGGTACTTTGGTAATATTACAGGCATATTATGATATCCAAAAAATCAAAGAAAAAGAAATCAAAAGCTCTCCTGATCTAAATATCCTGAGTAAAGCTTTATTCTGGGATACAGACATTCAACACATAGATTGGGAACGACAATACAAGGCTGTTATTCAACGTGTTTTTGAGCGAGGAAATGAGAATGATAAAAACGAAATAATTCGCTTTTATGGTACTGAAAAAGTTAGCCAAGCTTTGCATGAGTCCAATATCAGAAATCCATATACTATTTACAGATTTAATAAAACTAAAGACTAATCATGATGTATTATAATACAGTCAATAATCTTTTAAAAAATACATTGATTATTCTAATGGAGTCTTCTTTGTTTGAGTCTTTTCGTTTGGTTGGCGGTACAGCATTAAGTCTTCAATTAGGACATCGTTTGTCTGTAGATATAGATTTGTTTAGTGATGCCCCTTATGGTTCTATTGATTTTAAAGCTATTGATGAATTCATAGAGAAAACATTTCCCTACCACCACCATTTTTCAAATCTAGATCCGGCAATGGGTAAATCTTATAGGGTGGGTAGAGATAAGGACAATGTGATAAAATTAGATGTGTTTTATACGGACACTTTTATACAACCTCCTTTGATTGTGGATGAAATTAGAATGGCTACTACCGAAGAAATCATTGCTATGAAAATAGATGTGGTACAACGCATAGGTCGCAAGAAAGATTTTTGGGATTTGCATGAATTGCTTTCCCATTACAATATTTCTACTATGCTTTCTCTGCACCTAGACCGTTATCCATATACACATGATCAAGAACTAATACTGAACAACCTCATCAATTTTGAGCTTGCAAATGATGATTTCGACCCAATCTGTTTAAGAGGGAAATATTGGGAGTTTATTAAGGAGGATATTGTTGATGCGGTAAAAGCATATAAACCCTAATCCATATTCCGCAAAGCAAGTAGCTTCAAAGCTTGAAGAACTTGTGGCAACTAATTTTATTTATCAAAATAACAAACCTTTAGTTGCGGAGATTGAAAAGAGATTGAAGTTATGTCAATAGTAGTTACACAACTCTTTACCCCACCTTTTAGTTTTGTTAAAAAGCATTAAAAATCCTTTTCCATTTATTTATTCCTGATTTATTGTCGAATTTAGCATAAAGTGATCGAGCATGAAGAAATACCTTATTCTATTTATATCCATTATCAATATTGCCTTTGCACAAAAATTGTCTTTTGATACAAAATTTTACGATGCTGAGGACAAGTGGGTTGTATTTGACAAAAAAGATAAACAGAACACCTATGCTTTGGGATTTATATATTTTGACCCACAGTTTGGTTATACCTTTGATTATGCTGGTGAACTAGAATTTAAAAATAATAAATTCGAAAGGCTTCCAAGGTTGGATACTACTACGATTAAAAATAGGCTGGACATTAATACATTTCCAGTAGCAATCCTTCCTGACGAGAAGGTCAAAGAATTTAAGCTAGACCCACAACCTGAATGGCTCAAGAACTATAAGTTGGAAAACAGTGATTTTATAGAGAACAGGATTCGCAGGGCTTCCTTAATGAATGGTGCTGGGGCGAGTGAAAAAGCATTGAAGATTTTGCAACAGGCTTATATTGAAGATCCCCATTATCCTGGGCTGGAATTTGAATTAGGATATGCTTATAATGCAATTGGCAGTTTTTATAAAGCGGTAATCGTGTTGAATAAAGCGATTGAAAATGATCCTATAAATTTTTGGTATTATCGGGAATTGGGATTTTCCTTAAAACATCTCAACAACCTTCCTGAAGCAGAAAAAGCATATAGAAAAGCCATCAGTCTGACAGCTGACAAGGATCATATCGCTGAGGTTGCTATCAATATGGCCCAAAGTTATTTTCATACTAAGGATAAGGTCAATTTTGATGCTTGGCGCAAGATTGTGGTCGAGAATGCAGAACCTGACTCACAATTTATGGCCTATATTCAATATTTTGATGAAAATTGGCATAAACCTAAATAAAGAGAAAAGATTTTTATGAAAGATCAACTAGAAAAACTGAGGTATCCAATTGGGAAATTCTCAAAACCTGAGATAATTACAGATGAAATTATTAAGTCATGGATAAATACCATTGCTAAATTTCCGGAGTATTTAAAAAATGAGGTCAATAAACTATCGGTGAAAGATCTTGAGTTAACTTATAGACCTGAAGGTTGGACGATTCGGCAATTGATCCATCATTGCGCCGATAGTCACATGAACAGTTTTATTCGATTTAAATTAGCCTTGACCGAAGAGACTCCTATAATTAAGCCATATAAGGAAGATCTATGGTCTAACCTGGCAGATAGTGAGATGCCAATTGAAAGTTCGATCAAGATTCTAGAGGGGTTGCATGCGCGATGGGCTTTTTTACTTTCTAATTTAAAGGAAGAGGAACTTAAAAGGGAATTTATCAATCCAGAATCGAATAAAAGATTAGATATAGAAACTGCCATAGGTATTTATGCTTGGCATTGTAACCATCACCTAGCGCATGTGATTAATGCAAAGAAGGTCTAGTCGGGTTTGCTGACTCCGCCAGCCACTTGTGTTAGCGGCTAAAAATAATTAAATTTAAATAATCAAAATAAACAAATTAATGGAACAGATATCTCTATTTAAAAGTGCGAGTCAAGCGATTGACTCATTGGATAATGGTGCGGAGTATTACAATATTTTCACAAAAGCGGATGATGATTTGATTTCTCAGTCTGAGGTTTCCAAAGTGGCAGGAGTGAGGCTTCCAAAACAAAAAAGCTGTTCTATTTTTAAAATTGGCAATGTCCGCATTGACCGAACGTGAGCAGCAGGAAATAGAAGGTAGATTTGATGACAGACTATCAGAAAACTTTACCAAATATAATCCAGAATTTGTGGAATCTGTTCAAGCTGTCGAAGC
The Sphingobacterium daejeonense genome window above contains:
- a CDS encoding helix-turn-helix transcriptional regulator — encoded protein: MIKQFEKYKGIHPGIVLDRELKKRSIKQRPFALSLGEHPQTFNAITKGKRGISTALALKIERQLGLEEGTLVILQAYYDIQKIKEKEIKSSPDLNILSKALFWDTDIQHIDWERQYKAVIQRVFERGNENDKNEIIRFYGTEKVSQALHESNIRNPYTIYRFNKTKD
- a CDS encoding nucleotidyl transferase AbiEii/AbiGii toxin family protein; this translates as MMYYNTVNNLLKNTLIILMESSLFESFRLVGGTALSLQLGHRLSVDIDLFSDAPYGSIDFKAIDEFIEKTFPYHHHFSNLDPAMGKSYRVGRDKDNVIKLDVFYTDTFIQPPLIVDEIRMATTEEIIAMKIDVVQRIGRKKDFWDLHELLSHYNISTMLSLHLDRYPYTHDQELILNNLINFELANDDFDPICLRGKYWEFIKEDIVDAVKAYKP
- a CDS encoding YfiT family bacillithiol transferase, whose product is MKDQLEKLRYPIGKFSKPEIITDEIIKSWINTIAKFPEYLKNEVNKLSVKDLELTYRPEGWTIRQLIHHCADSHMNSFIRFKLALTEETPIIKPYKEDLWSNLADSEMPIESSIKILEGLHARWAFLLSNLKEEELKREFINPESNKRLDIETAIGIYAWHCNHHLAHVINAKKV